The Thiorhodovibrio litoralis genome includes a window with the following:
- the argJ gene encoding bifunctional glutamate N-acetyltransferase/amino-acid acetyltransferase ArgJ, whose translation MSDFQVAGVRLAAHAAGVRYADRDDLVLVELAPGAQCAGVFTRNAFCAAPVELARTHLQQESPRFWLINSGNANAGTGARGLNDARECCQSVANAGGVAASEVLPFSTGVIGEDLPVGRIVAAVPELFAKLEAAGWELAARAIMTTDTKPKLVKREVRLGEHTATLVGMAKGAGMICPNMATMLAFIATDAAAEAPFVRAALQQAVAGSFNAISIDGDTSTNDACMLAATGRLGNPPLAWPEQPESRAFQQALDSLCLELATAIVRDGEGATKLVRIEVSEAESLAEAREVAATIAHSPLVKTALFAGDPNWGRILAAVGRAKVPGLAIEPVSLWLDEVCIVSGGGRDPNYREQDGARVMGQDDFRIGVRLGRGRASATMLTCDLSYDYVRINAEYRS comes from the coding sequence ATGAGCGACTTTCAGGTTGCGGGTGTGCGCTTGGCGGCGCATGCGGCTGGCGTGCGTTATGCCGACCGGGACGATCTGGTCCTGGTTGAATTAGCCCCAGGCGCGCAATGCGCTGGGGTGTTTACCCGCAACGCCTTCTGTGCAGCTCCCGTAGAGCTTGCAAGAACGCACCTACAGCAAGAATCCCCGCGCTTTTGGTTGATCAATTCCGGCAATGCCAATGCCGGCACGGGCGCGCGCGGGCTTAACGATGCCCGCGAGTGTTGCCAGAGCGTGGCGAACGCGGGCGGGGTTGCCGCCAGCGAGGTGCTTCCGTTTTCGACTGGAGTGATTGGTGAGGACTTGCCAGTCGGGCGCATCGTCGCCGCCGTGCCAGAGCTGTTTGCCAAGCTCGAGGCAGCCGGCTGGGAATTGGCAGCGCGGGCGATCATGACCACGGATACCAAGCCGAAGCTGGTCAAACGCGAAGTCAGGCTTGGCGAGCACACCGCCACCCTGGTTGGCATGGCCAAGGGCGCGGGCATGATCTGCCCGAACATGGCCACAATGCTCGCCTTTATTGCCACCGACGCCGCAGCCGAGGCGCCCTTTGTGCGAGCAGCGCTGCAGCAGGCCGTGGCCGGCTCCTTTAACGCCATCAGCATTGACGGCGATACCTCAACCAACGATGCCTGCATGCTGGCTGCCACCGGCCGGCTTGGCAACCCCCCCTTGGCCTGGCCGGAGCAGCCGGAGAGCCGCGCTTTTCAGCAAGCACTCGACTCCCTCTGCCTGGAACTTGCTACCGCCATTGTGCGCGATGGCGAGGGCGCCACCAAGCTGGTGCGCATTGAGGTGAGCGAGGCAGAATCACTGGCCGAGGCACGCGAGGTGGCGGCGACCATCGCGCATTCACCGCTGGTCAAGACCGCGCTCTTTGCCGGCGACCCGAACTGGGGTCGGATTCTCGCCGCCGTCGGTCGCGCAAAGGTGCCAGGACTTGCAATCGAACCGGTCAGCCTGTGGCTCGATGAGGTCTGTATCGTCTCCGGTGGCGGGCGTGATCCAAACTATCGCGAGCAAGATGGCGCGCGGGTCATGGGCCAAGATGACTTTCGCATCGGCGTGCGCCTTGGGCGCGGGCGGGCGAGTGCGACCATGCTGACCTGTGATCTGTCCTACGACTATGTGCGCATCAACGCCGAATATCGCAGCTGA
- a CDS encoding sensor histidine kinase: MPTADSAGSQSAESKQLSRRESRRGLAIPILAGIGLLAVSVILAIWRTGLQQSELEEKFLTETLGLAQALSLWSDQAFDAALAGNEPSAEFTQLSCHLHRFATFAGYAGAWTLIARDGEYRLGPSSDDPSSDCATQAAPAMQAPPADVEQVLASGQADLSARYSRAHLRMISALAPVPNSSGPMSSGPNSSVPASSPESPRTTVLVGLDLPEREWRVAILRAAVLPLALGGLLTLIFAIAFLVVNRSGANHIETATSLRYLEPMLAAMTGVALTITATAITYQLEQDFKSDLLEWESARTSFDLTQALRSLSHNDSATAASSGTQAPATWDDLPGNSANSDSTTIIAAIKQSLQHSASQHNRSKVRIDASILALDEHNEARLVERLSKDQTNAQDQTDAPRETLAPLPPLSAAAQLQELLPVFAGDRTLALRLRILDAQAVRPTTGAAGAAAAIGLILTAVATVLVIWLRGRLASLEQLLNQRTAILQRREENFAAITNAVRDAIIMMDAESKVAYWNPAAERLFGYTEAEARGQDLHQLLCNSATATAYQRRGSAQRPGSSPVVGQLIELEGQHKDGSSLPLELSLSAMQLDGQWHGIGVLRDIAARKRSQARLVKLNGCLANLGSDYRENITRITAVCGEILEADTALYNKLDNGMLTTLGRWNAPDDLPYRDHPEGHICYDLISGQNSRTSGHCGAVPGDNDSREALFLRDLSQTPYLNTDLAVRKYALKAYFGHVVRCGSKNVGSLCVVFKHQRSPSDEEKRLLGILAAALTTEENRHFATRGLELSEKRMSLAMRSTGIGIWEYEPTTRQLRLDESMHGLLALQPTLAVRSIDDWMLRLLPEDMPKLHRVLDNTFEEDDELDEEMRVQIAEDELRYLRIIGSVHRQDRDADCYIIGVCYDITRRKENEARLRHARDMAEQASELKTRFLSQVSHELRTPMNAVLGFGQLLDSDPDLNSDQHDSVREILQSGHHLLKLIDEVLDLAQIESGEADLQVEQLILAPALEESLALIKQSAADHHVHIDFVRPGDLAVAVDPFRLKQILVNLLSNAVKYNRPGGRVGLEAEALPASEDAEERVRIRVSDTGAGIPPEQLKELFEPFRRLPDAQMQGIKGAGLGLAVVKRLVALMNGEIGVASTPGEGSCFWIDLPRRPASLATSGLLKPESASPLLLYDE, encoded by the coding sequence ATGCCTACTGCCGATTCCGCCGGATCGCAATCCGCTGAATCAAAACAACTGTCGCGACGCGAATCCCGACGCGGACTCGCCATCCCCATCCTGGCCGGCATCGGACTGCTGGCCGTCTCCGTCATCCTGGCCATCTGGCGCACCGGGTTGCAGCAATCCGAGCTCGAGGAAAAATTCCTGACCGAGACCCTGGGACTCGCTCAAGCCCTGTCGCTTTGGTCCGACCAGGCATTCGACGCCGCCTTGGCGGGCAATGAACCCAGCGCAGAATTCACCCAACTGAGCTGTCATTTACACCGCTTCGCCACCTTTGCCGGCTATGCGGGAGCCTGGACTCTGATCGCGCGCGACGGCGAATACCGGCTCGGCCCCAGCAGCGATGACCCGTCCAGCGATTGCGCCACCCAAGCCGCACCGGCCATGCAAGCCCCTCCGGCTGACGTTGAGCAGGTCCTGGCAAGCGGACAGGCTGACCTCAGCGCCCGCTATTCACGCGCGCACTTGAGAATGATTTCGGCGCTGGCGCCAGTGCCAAACTCGTCTGGGCCAATGTCATCTGGGCCAAACTCGTCTGTACCAGCATCATCCCCGGAATCCCCGCGCACGACAGTGCTCGTCGGCCTTGACCTGCCGGAGCGCGAATGGCGCGTGGCAATCTTGCGTGCCGCCGTCTTGCCGTTGGCGCTGGGTGGACTGCTGACGCTGATTTTCGCCATCGCGTTCCTGGTGGTTAACCGCAGCGGCGCCAACCATATTGAAACCGCAACCAGCCTGCGCTACCTCGAGCCCATGCTGGCCGCCATGACGGGGGTGGCCCTGACCATCACGGCCACGGCCATCACCTACCAGCTTGAGCAGGACTTCAAATCCGACCTGCTTGAATGGGAAAGCGCACGCACCAGTTTCGACCTGACCCAGGCCCTGCGGTCTTTGTCGCACAACGACAGCGCCACTGCAGCATCCTCCGGCACGCAAGCACCCGCGACCTGGGATGATCTGCCAGGCAATTCTGCAAACTCCGATAGCACCACCATCATCGCCGCGATAAAGCAATCGCTGCAGCATTCAGCCAGCCAGCACAATCGCTCAAAAGTGCGCATCGACGCGAGCATACTTGCCCTGGATGAACACAACGAGGCGCGCTTAGTCGAACGGCTCTCCAAAGACCAGACGAATGCGCAAGACCAGACAGATGCACCCAGAGAGACCCTGGCACCGCTGCCGCCGCTATCCGCCGCCGCGCAACTGCAGGAACTGCTGCCGGTGTTTGCGGGCGATCGGACACTGGCCCTCAGGCTTCGTATCCTTGATGCTCAAGCCGTCAGGCCGACGACAGGCGCAGCCGGCGCCGCAGCGGCCATTGGGCTCATCCTGACCGCGGTCGCCACCGTGCTGGTCATCTGGCTGCGCGGGCGTCTGGCAAGCCTGGAGCAACTGCTCAATCAGCGCACCGCCATCCTGCAGCGGCGCGAGGAGAACTTTGCCGCTATCACCAACGCCGTGCGCGACGCCATCATCATGATGGACGCTGAGTCCAAGGTCGCCTACTGGAATCCCGCCGCCGAGCGCTTGTTCGGCTATACCGAGGCTGAAGCCCGGGGGCAGGATTTACATCAACTGCTTTGCAATTCCGCCACTGCAACCGCCTACCAAAGGCGCGGTTCGGCACAAAGGCCCGGCTCCAGCCCGGTCGTCGGTCAGCTGATCGAGCTTGAAGGCCAGCACAAAGACGGCTCCAGTCTGCCGCTTGAGCTCTCCTTGTCGGCCATGCAGCTCGACGGCCAGTGGCACGGCATCGGCGTGCTGCGCGACATCGCCGCGCGCAAGCGCAGCCAGGCACGCCTGGTCAAGCTGAACGGCTGCCTCGCCAATCTGGGCTCAGATTACCGCGAGAACATCACCCGCATCACAGCGGTATGTGGCGAAATCCTCGAGGCCGACACGGCGCTTTACAACAAGCTCGACAACGGCATGCTCACAACCCTTGGGCGCTGGAATGCGCCCGATGACCTTCCCTACCGAGATCATCCCGAGGGGCACATTTGCTACGACCTGATCAGCGGCCAGAACAGTCGCACCAGCGGACATTGCGGGGCCGTCCCCGGTGATAACGACAGCCGCGAGGCGCTTTTCCTGCGCGACCTGTCCCAGACACCCTATCTGAACACCGACCTGGCGGTGCGCAAGTACGCGCTAAAGGCGTATTTCGGCCATGTCGTGCGCTGCGGCAGCAAAAATGTCGGCTCACTGTGCGTGGTATTCAAACATCAGCGCTCGCCGAGCGACGAGGAAAAGCGCTTGCTCGGCATCCTGGCCGCGGCCCTGACCACCGAGGAAAACCGTCACTTCGCGACTCGCGGGCTCGAACTCAGCGAAAAGCGTATGTCGCTGGCCATGCGCAGCACCGGCATCGGCATCTGGGAGTACGAGCCCACCACCCGGCAGCTGCGCTTGGACGAATCCATGCACGGATTGCTGGCGCTGCAACCGACGCTGGCAGTGCGCTCCATCGACGACTGGATGCTGCGGCTGTTGCCGGAAGACATGCCCAAACTCCATCGCGTCCTGGACAACACCTTCGAGGAAGATGACGAGCTCGATGAGGAAATGCGCGTGCAGATCGCCGAGGACGAGCTGCGTTACCTGCGTATCATTGGCAGCGTTCACCGCCAGGACAGGGACGCAGACTGCTACATTATTGGGGTCTGCTACGACATTACCCGTCGCAAGGAAAACGAAGCCCGCCTGCGCCATGCCCGCGACATGGCGGAGCAAGCCAGTGAGCTAAAAACCCGGTTCCTGTCACAGGTTAGCCATGAACTGCGCACTCCGATGAATGCGGTGCTCGGATTCGGGCAATTACTCGACAGCGACCCGGACTTAAACAGCGACCAGCACGACAGCGTGCGGGAGATCCTCCAGTCCGGCCACCATCTGCTGAAACTGATCGACGAGGTGCTGGACCTGGCGCAGATCGAATCCGGCGAAGCCGATTTGCAAGTGGAACAGCTGATACTGGCCCCCGCGCTGGAGGAATCCTTGGCCCTGATCAAACAAAGCGCCGCAGACCATCATGTGCATATCGACTTTGTCAGACCCGGTGATCTAGCAGTAGCGGTGGACCCCTTCCGGCTCAAGCAAATCCTGGTTAACCTGCTCTCCAATGCGGTCAAGTACAATCGCCCCGGGGGCCGCGTGGGCCTGGAAGCCGAGGCACTGCCCGCCAGCGAAGACGCAGAAGAACGGGTGCGTATCCGCGTCAGCGATACCGGTGCCGGTATTCCGCCAGAGCAGCTCAAGGAACTCTTCGAGCCCTTCCGGCGACTGCCCGATGCACAAATGCAGGGCATTAAGGGCGCCGGTCTCGGTCTCGCGGTGGTCAAGCGTCTGGTGGCCCTGATGAACGGAGAAATCGGCGTTGCGAGTACCCCGGGCGAGGGCAGCTGCTTCTGGATCGACCTGCCGCGCCGACCCGCGTCTCTGGCCACGTCTGGGCTGCTTAAGCCGGAAAGCGCAAGCCCGCTGTTACTCTATGATGAGTGA
- a CDS encoding Nudix family hydrolase yields the protein MSRATIHVVAGVLRDGSGRVLIAQRPAQSHQGGRWEFPGGKLEPAEQPVDGLRRELHEELGIALQASRPLIQVEHDYGDRHVLLDVHLVLSYRGEPRGCEGQPLAWSPVDALDPDQFPPADRPVISALKLPSLCLITPQDAPDATDPAQEPRMARFLACFERATDAGAMLVQLRAHDLSDSGFAALARAAAPIFQACAIPLVLNRSPEVIAPLLHQQLAQGMHLSAARLHQLSARPLTGQGLVGASCHTAEDLAHAGELQLDYALLSPVQPTRSHPGAQALGWDGFARLVRPARLPVYALGGLTADDVHRAWAYGAQGVAAIRGLWPC from the coding sequence ATGAGCCGCGCGACGATCCATGTCGTCGCCGGTGTGCTGAGGGATGGCTCGGGCCGGGTGCTGATCGCGCAGCGTCCCGCGCAGAGCCATCAGGGTGGGCGATGGGAATTCCCAGGCGGCAAGCTCGAACCCGCTGAACAGCCAGTAGATGGGCTCAGGCGCGAGCTGCACGAAGAACTCGGTATCGCATTGCAGGCGAGCCGGCCGCTGATTCAGGTCGAACACGACTATGGCGACCGTCATGTGCTGCTGGATGTGCATCTAGTGCTGAGCTACCGCGGCGAGCCGCGCGGCTGTGAGGGACAGCCGCTCGCCTGGTCCCCGGTTGATGCACTCGACCCAGACCAATTCCCGCCCGCGGACCGTCCAGTGATCAGCGCCCTCAAGCTGCCGTCGCTCTGTCTGATCACACCACAAGATGCACCAGACGCGACCGATCCGGCGCAAGAGCCGCGAATGGCGCGGTTTCTCGCCTGTTTTGAGCGCGCCACCGATGCCGGTGCGATGCTGGTTCAGTTGCGCGCGCATGACCTTAGCGACAGCGGATTTGCCGCGCTTGCGCGCGCCGCTGCCCCCATTTTTCAGGCATGCGCTATTCCGCTGGTGCTAAATCGCTCACCCGAGGTAATTGCCCCTTTGCTGCACCAGCAGCTGGCGCAAGGGATGCATCTGAGCGCCGCGCGCCTGCACCAGTTGAGTGCGCGCCCGCTCACCGGACAAGGATTGGTTGGCGCCTCATGCCACACGGCGGAGGATCTGGCGCATGCCGGCGAACTGCAGCTCGACTATGCCCTGTTATCGCCGGTGCAGCCCACCCGCAGTCATCCCGGCGCGCAAGCCTTGGGATGGGACGGTTTCGCGCGCCTGGTCCGGCCTGCGCGCCTGCCGGTCTACGCCCTTGGTGGGCTAACAGCCGATGATGTGCATCGCGCCTGGGCGTACGGTGCTCAGGGAGTTGCCGCGATACGCGGTCTCTGGCCGTGCTGA
- a CDS encoding sensor histidine kinase, producing the protein MTQDTRPPQRLGDAPQHTPADSALAKRDRAEAALRESQARFERLTAGLKDSLFVFTTTMAGELLYLSDGIQLLGKGASQGQLGLHWRDLADWTSESRNTLLKQFTRLLIGEVERADFELAYHHPGGDIHHLAIHAYRAQSQDDGHEFIEGIALDITERNALEARLRSLERAIDQAPVSILITDAQSQIEYVNPFFCEISGYSRAEVLGQTPRLFKSGEHPDDMYRELWNTIKRGETWRGDLVNKRKDGSLHWESATISPIRDARGETVNYLGVKENIDDRKELERVKEDVERIMRHDLKSPLNAILALPELLLLDDNLDDEQRDSLVVIQDSARKMRDMIELSLDLFKMETGQFDYHPQTLNLLPVLRQVTRLAETRISERRLHIHYRIDGIEGDPSPEQPIFIRADARLLFSMLSNLITNAIDASPTDERIVLELRLGDPLLLAIINQGVVPAAIRSHFFEKYRTYGKKGGTGLGTYSAKMMATTMGFDMRMETSDASNSTRIEISMPAGRMGD; encoded by the coding sequence ATGACACAAGATACGCGGCCACCCCAGCGTCTCGGCGACGCACCCCAACACACTCCTGCGGATAGCGCGCTCGCCAAGCGCGACCGTGCCGAGGCGGCGCTGCGCGAAAGTCAGGCCCGTTTCGAGCGCCTGACCGCGGGACTAAAAGACAGTCTCTTTGTCTTCACCACGACCATGGCAGGCGAGCTGCTCTACCTGAGCGACGGCATCCAGTTGCTCGGCAAGGGCGCCTCCCAGGGCCAGCTTGGCCTGCATTGGCGTGACCTGGCCGACTGGACCAGCGAGTCTCGTAACACCCTGCTCAAGCAGTTCACCCGACTCCTGATCGGCGAGGTTGAGCGCGCTGACTTTGAGCTTGCCTATCATCATCCTGGTGGCGACATCCATCATCTCGCCATTCATGCCTATCGGGCCCAAAGTCAGGATGACGGCCATGAGTTCATCGAGGGCATTGCGCTCGATATCACCGAGCGCAATGCCCTCGAGGCCAGGCTTCGCAGCCTCGAGCGCGCCATCGACCAGGCGCCGGTGTCGATTCTGATCACGGACGCGCAATCGCAGATTGAGTATGTCAATCCGTTCTTCTGCGAAATCTCCGGCTATTCGCGCGCGGAGGTTCTTGGCCAAACACCGCGGCTGTTCAAGTCCGGCGAGCACCCGGATGACATGTATCGGGAGCTGTGGAACACGATCAAGCGCGGCGAGACCTGGCGCGGAGATCTCGTCAACAAGCGCAAGGACGGAAGCCTGCACTGGGAGTCGGCGACCATCTCGCCCATCCGCGACGCACGCGGCGAGACGGTCAACTATCTCGGCGTCAAGGAGAATATCGACGACCGCAAGGAGCTCGAGCGCGTCAAAGAGGATGTCGAGCGCATCATGCGCCACGACCTGAAAAGTCCGCTGAATGCCATCCTGGCCCTGCCCGAGCTGCTGCTGCTGGACGACAACCTAGACGACGAGCAGCGCGACTCCCTGGTCGTCATTCAGGACAGTGCCCGCAAGATGCGCGACATGATCGAGCTCTCGCTGGATTTGTTCAAGATGGAGACCGGCCAGTTCGACTATCACCCGCAAACGCTCAATCTGCTGCCGGTTCTGCGCCAGGTCACTCGCCTTGCCGAGACGCGCATCTCGGAGCGGCGGCTGCACATCCACTATCGCATCGACGGCATCGAGGGTGACCCCTCGCCCGAGCAGCCGATTTTTATCCGCGCTGACGCACGTCTGCTGTTTTCGATGTTATCCAACCTGATCACCAACGCGATTGACGCCTCACCGACGGATGAGCGCATTGTTCTGGAGCTGCGCCTTGGTGACCCGCTGCTGCTCGCTATCATCAACCAGGGCGTGGTACCCGCCGCGATTCGCTCACATTTTTTCGAGAAATACCGCACCTACGGCAAGAAGGGCGGCACCGGGCTCGGCACCTACTCAGCCAAGATGATGGCGACCACCATGGGGTTCGATATGCGCATGGAAACCTCGGATGCCAGTAACAGCACCCGGATTGAAATCTCTATGCCTGCCGGGCGCATGGGGGACTAG
- a CDS encoding BLUF domain-containing protein, whose protein sequence is MYLTRITYCSELAGVDKEAISQILDVSRKNNAKASISGMLLFNGTYFLQCLEGSRSAVNDTYQRIMRDARHSRPVLLAHEEISQREFGDWDMAYVPWTAEIRGIIRSFSTSDEFNPYGLSGQSAIGLFRALRGRLPSNDHWVKPLAQE, encoded by the coding sequence ATGTATCTCACGCGGATCACCTATTGCAGCGAACTGGCCGGCGTCGACAAAGAGGCCATCAGCCAAATTCTGGACGTATCGCGCAAGAACAACGCCAAGGCATCAATTTCCGGCATGCTGCTGTTTAATGGGACTTACTTCCTGCAATGTCTGGAAGGCTCGCGCAGCGCCGTTAACGACACCTACCAGCGCATCATGCGGGACGCCCGTCACAGCCGCCCGGTGCTGCTCGCCCATGAAGAGATTTCCCAGCGCGAATTTGGCGACTGGGACATGGCCTATGTGCCCTGGACTGCGGAAATCCGCGGAATCATCCGCAGCTTCTCCACCAGCGACGAGTTCAATCCCTACGGTCTCAGCGGCCAGAGTGCCATCGGTTTGTTCCGTGCCCTGCGCGGGCGCCTGCCAAGCAACGACCATTGGGTCAAACCGCTTGCCCAGGAGTGA